The Spirochaetota bacterium DNA segment AAAGCATGATATGTCAATACGGCGTCAACAGAAAAGCAAGCAAGCATAAAATTTCCGTAAATTACAACGTTTTTCATGCAAGGTCAACCGATTTCTAATCTGTCAACCGCATTTTTTCACGGGATTCGCGCTCTCGTTTTCGTCCTCGCTCTCGTCCGGCAGCTGTTCGAATTGTGCCAATATATTCGGCATGGCGCAATGGTCCGCACACGCGATATATTGCCGCTGCACCTCAGCGAACATTTCCAATTCGGCATAGATTTTCCCGGTAGTGATATGCCGATATGTCGGCCTATGCGTTTTCATAAATCGCCCTCGATTTTCGGATTGTGCCGCGTGGTGAATACTTCGCCCTGCTTGTCGAAACGAATGCCGCCGGGATTGGTGTTCTCAAAGCCCCGTCCGTAATAATGACGATACCCCGCCCGGCGCTTGGCATGAACACCTACCGGCACTACGACGACATGCCCGCCGCCTTTCCCTTTCATGACTTTGGCGTATGCACGTTCATCCTCGGTGCGGACCACACCGGCGATTTTCTTCGCTTCGCCTCGCGGCAGATCGTCCCGGTCGCTCACGGCCATATATACAGTCCGCTTTTCAAGCCCGGCACTCAGCTTTTTGACGTAGTGGTATGACAGGTGCAAATCATCGGCAAGCCGCCGCATATTTCGGAAATAGTGATGCATGAGCGCGCCCTGTACTATCGCCTTTTTAAATTCGGCGAGCGAGTGCATGCTGTGATCGGCAAGCTTTATGTAATCCCGTTCGATGCCCGCGCCGTACAGCTTTTCTAAAAGCACCTGGTCGCTGTGCGGAATAACGCTCAGTTCATCGTGATAGATGCACGTGTCATATAGTGCGCACTTTTTTTCGAGGCGAGAGCGCAGCTTGTGCTTGTCGTTCGAATAATCCAGCGCCGCCTTTTCGCTCAATAGCACGGCGATCTGAGATACAACCGCCCTGCCGGCACAATACCGCGCAACAAGCTTGACAATCCAATACCGCCACCACGCATCGCTATCTTTTACGTAATTTTTTATAACACGTAGACTTATTTTCATGCTTGACCACTCCTGTAGTGCACCGTTGCGCCGCTCTCGGCGGCTGCACGGCGCCACATTAAATTTAAATTCCGCCACTTATAGCAGTGTTTTTTTATCCGCACATGAGCATGCCGATTGCCGATACACACGCTCCGCCACTTTCTTCCCGGCCTGTCGGCCCGATATGGCGTGTGCATCGGAGAGCGTAACCAGAAAGCCGCATCGATCGTGACCGCGTGCGAATTTCCCGTTGACGCCCCATTGACATTGTTGTGCGATTTTAAGAAGCGTTAAGCAACGCAAAGCGAAATGCCGCTTCCTAAACTGTTGATTTTTAAACGAATCAAAGATATTCTATGCGTTGTAAAGCAATCTAACGCGGACAAGTGTCCGGGAACGACTGTAAATCTGTCGGCTCCGGTCTTCGCAGGTTCAAATCCTGCCCTGTCCACATACCCGCCAGATGCGCCAAGGAGGGAGTCCCTCATGGAAACGATCAGAAAAGGGAATTACGTCATCCTCGTCGTCGATACCGACCTTGTCGCCGACGATGCCATCATGACGTTCAAGGCAAAGCTCACCGATATCATCGCCACCGACGAAAAGGACATCATCCTCGATTTCGGGAATGTACGCGCCGTGTCGAGCAGCGGCATAGGGAAGATACTTCTTCTCTATAAAAAACTGAAAGAGAAAAAAGGATCGATGGGTTTCGTCAATCTGCACCCGCAGATAGCCGAACTCTTCGATAAGCTCATGTTCCTCGACCTCTTTACGGTCTATGCATCCGCCAACGACATACCCGCCCGCTAATCGTTCACCACGATAGGACCGTCGGTCTTTCCGTCGATGAACTGACGGAGGAACGGGTCCTCCGTCCGCTGCAGTTCTTCCGAGGTGCCGCCCTCGATGATGCGCCCCTCATTGAGCATATAGACGCGGTCCGCCACGCGGAACACGCTCGTAATATCATGCGTAATGACGATGCTCGTTACACCGAGCTCGTTCTTCATCTTGACTATAAGATCATCGATGACACGCGACATGATGGGGTCAAGCCCCGTCGTCGGCTCATCGTAGAGGAGTATCTCGGGATCGAGCGCTATCGCACGGGCCAGGCCCACGCGCTTACGCATGCCGCCGGAAAGATCGGCCACCGATTTCTCCTCGATGCCGGGAAGTCCCACGGAATGCAGAACATTGCTCGCTTTCTCGCGCATCTCATCCTCGGTCCTGCCCCCGATATTGCGCAGGCCGAACGTTACGTTCTCATAGACATTGAGAGAATCGAAGAGCGCCGCTCCCTGGAAAACCATCCCGAATTTCTTCCGTATACGCCCGAGACCATCCTCGCCCATGGCGGTGATGGATTCACCGTCGACAAGGATATCGCCGCTGTCGGGCTTGAGCAGACCGAGAATATGCTTGAGCAGCACGCTTTTCCCGCATCCTGAACGGCCTATCACGACCACCGTCTCTCCCTTCGGGACGGTCAGGGTCGCGCCGCGCAGCACTTCATGCGGACCGAAACGCTTGTAGAGATCGCTGATTTCTATCACCTATGTCTCCTTCGTCATGGTATGGTCAAGGGAATATTTTGTCAATGCAGTGGTCCAGCACTATATAATGCATGCCCAAAAATATCACGAAAGAGAATAGAACCACTGAGGGCACAGAGAAAAATATCGTACAATTCAAAAAACATATATACATATTCCACCCTGCTTCTATCTCTGTATTCTCTGCATTTCTCTCCGTGATCTCTGTGGTTTCCTTTTCCTTATGTGAGGAATTGGACAAACGAGGCGGATTGACAAAATCCCTCCCGCGTGCTACCGTAGTAAGGATTGATGGAGGACACATGGACCGCATCATCTGCGCGCTTGACTGCAACACACTTGACGAAGTGAAACGCACGGTCGATACGCTCGGCAAAAATGTTTCCTGGTATAAGGTCGGGCTGCAGCTTTATCTCAGCGCCGGCAGCACAACGGTCTCATATCTCAAATCGATAGGGAAGAACGTTTTCCTCGACCTCAAATTCTTCGATATACCGAACACCGTCGGCCATGCGGTCGCGAACGCCTGCTCGCTCGGTGCCGATATGATGACGATACATGCGCTCGGCGGAAAAGCCATGGTCGCCGCTGCGGCGCAGTCGATACAGAAAGCGAATGCGAAGACGACGCTCCTTGCGGTAACGATACTCACGAGCGTCGATGAAGCGACGCTTACAGGCGATATGGGACTGACACCGCCGATAGAACAGAACGTCACGAGGCTGGCAGCCATGGCCGTCGGGGCGGGGGCGACCGGCATAGTCTGTTCACCGTTCGAGATAGCGTCCGTACGAAAAGCGGTCGGCACGGGACCGCGGATAGTCACTCCCGGGGTGCGCATGCCGGGGGAAAGCGCGCATGATCAGAAGCGTGTAGCCACACCCATGCAGGCGTTTGCCGACGGATGCGATTTTGTCGTCATGGGACGCTCATTGACTACGGCCGCAGACCCTGCCGCCGTCGTACGCGTGATAGAAGGCTGATCACCCTACTCACCCTTGACCTTTATGTCCTTCGACCTGGTATTGATGTCATCGACCGTGTTGTTTATCTTCTGAACGCGGCTCATTATCGCATCGTATGCGGATTTCAGGTCATCATTGAACCGCGTCGGTGTCGGTCGCGACACGACAATGCTCGCATCGACCGTCGTTACTATCGTTTCAGAACCGGGACGGAATCGCGGGTCCAATTTCACGCGGACGATGTCTCCCTTTCCCATGGAGTTCTTGTAGGATACGACATATGCATACTCCCCCCCTCTATCGGTGGAGAAATATCCCTCCCAGCCGTCGGTATTTATCGGCGCACCGAGATTGACCGGCGGCGACCATCGACGCCAGGTATCGTCGAGTCTCTTCGTCATGAAGATATCATAATTGCCATTGCGATCGCTCGCAAAATAGAGCGTCCGTCCGTCAGCGGCAAAGAACGGCGTGATGTCGTTGAATTCGGAATTGACCGTTGACCCGAGGTTGCGCGGTGCCGTCCATTCGCTGTTGCTCAAATGACTGACGTATAACTCAAAGCGTGCTTCCTCTTCACTGA contains these protein-coding regions:
- a CDS encoding STAS domain-containing protein; the encoded protein is METIRKGNYVILVVDTDLVADDAIMTFKAKLTDIIATDEKDIILDFGNVRAVSSSGIGKILLLYKKLKEKKGSMGFVNLHPQIAELFDKLMFLDLFTVYASANDIPAR
- a CDS encoding ABC transporter ATP-binding protein; amino-acid sequence: MIEISDLYKRFGPHEVLRGATLTVPKGETVVVIGRSGCGKSVLLKHILGLLKPDSGDILVDGESITAMGEDGLGRIRKKFGMVFQGAALFDSLNVYENVTFGLRNIGGRTEDEMREKASNVLHSVGLPGIEEKSVADLSGGMRKRVGLARAIALDPEILLYDEPTTGLDPIMSRVIDDLIVKMKNELGVTSIVITHDITSVFRVADRVYMLNEGRIIEGGTSEELQRTEDPFLRQFIDGKTDGPIVVND
- the pyrF gene encoding orotidine-5'-phosphate decarboxylase, which gives rise to MDRIICALDCNTLDEVKRTVDTLGKNVSWYKVGLQLYLSAGSTTVSYLKSIGKNVFLDLKFFDIPNTVGHAVANACSLGADMMTIHALGGKAMVAAAAQSIQKANAKTTLLAVTILTSVDEATLTGDMGLTPPIEQNVTRLAAMAVGAGATGIVCSPFEIASVRKAVGTGPRIVTPGVRMPGESAHDQKRVATPMQAFADGCDFVVMGRSLTTAADPAAVVRVIEG